The following proteins come from a genomic window of Panicum hallii strain FIL2 chromosome 8, PHallii_v3.1, whole genome shotgun sequence:
- the LOC112903264 gene encoding DELLA protein RGL1-like, which produces MCSSMGMLNCADTSSGAKLQQQQASTSPTASVSESNIVVSSTDPDANDALAGLQALKFDGDIDVEIQSPDIAMWESLFAEQMGASGADFLMFSPKRDFMATGSPRRDFMVSSPKRDYMVSSPKRDYMMSSPKRDYMMSSPKREYMVTSPRRDSSPRRSTFSNLYSAGSSHQQAYVHGVHGAEGGSGASQPLYGGLANHGKGKSQSPLHKVYINNAHSNSGKSNGPSSLSCSSSYVHGENLPLPSMDPFLNDGGYLAGYQLPGKPGMESGAASATVTTVAPSSLSQLPTLSECLAMPEPVYGGGEEAVAAAAAGGLQMGGGLPAELYYGGQFGGDGLTLQHQMSKSDQWAADSSLHSMLGSVIQTEAEQEQDSGLQLVHLLLACADFVSKGDQPSALRHLHLLRRVASPLGDSMQRVASYFADALAARLSLSSNPSSSSSSSGAATPRGGAGAGVAPYTFPPSPDTLKIYQILYQACPYIKFAHFTANQAIFEAFHGEDRVHVVDLDILQGYQWPAFLQALAARPGGPPTLRLTGVGHPAAAVRETGRHLASLAASLRVPFEFHAAVADRLERLRPAALQRRVGEALAVNAVNRLHRVPGVHLGPLLSMIRDQAPKIMTLVEQEAGHNGPYFLGRFLEALHYYSAIFDSLDATFPADSAPRMKVEQCLLAPEIRNVVACEGAERVARHERLDRWRRLMEGRGFEPVPLSPAAVGQSQVLLGLYGAGDGYRLTEDKGCLLLGWQDRAIIAASAWRC; this is translated from the exons ATGTGTTCAAGCATGGGCATGCTCAACTGCGCAGACACAAGCTCTGGCGCAAAACTACAGCAGCAACAAGCATCGACATCGCCCACCGCCTCGGTCTCGGAGTCTAACATCGTTGTGTCATCGACGGATCCTGATGCCAACGATGCCCTAGCCGGCCTACAAGCTCTCAAGTTCGATGGGGACATCGACGTCGAGATCCAGTCACCTGACATTGCCATGTGGGAGTCGCTCTTCGCCGAGCAAATGGGTGCCTCAGGTGCCGACTTCTTGATGTTCTCTCCTAAGAGAGACTTCATGGCCACCGGAAGCCCTAGGAGAGACTTCATGGTCTCCTCTCCCAAGAGAGACTACATGGTGTCCTCCCCCAAGAGAGATTACATGATGTCTTCACCAAAGAGGGACTACATGATGTCCTCCCCCAAGAGGGAGTACATGGTGACATCACCTCGGAGAGACTCTTCCCCAAGGAGATCAACCTTCTCCAACCTCTACAGCGCCGGCAGCAGCCACCAGCAGGCTTATGTCCATGGCGTGCACGGAGCGGAGGGAGGCAGCGGCGCAAGCCAGCCGCTGTACGGCGGCCTTGCCAACCATGGCAAGGGCAAGTCGCAGAGCCCGCTGCACAAGGTGTACATCAACAACGCCCACAGCAACAGCGGCAAGAGCAACGGCCCGTCCTCCCTCTCGTGCTCCTCCTCCTACGTCCACGGCGAGAACTTGCCCTTGCCATCCATGGACCCCTTCCTCAACGACGGCGGGTACCTAGCCGGGTACCAGCTGCCGGGGAAGCCCGGCATGGAGAGCGGCGCCGCCTCGGCCACGGTCACcacggtggctccctcgtcgtTGTCGCAGCTGCCGACGCTGTCGGAGTGCCTGGCCATGCCGGAGCCCGTGTACGGAGGCGGGGAGGAAGctgtcgcggcggcggccgccggaggGCTGCAGATGGGCGGTGGCTTGCCGGCGGAGTTGTACTACGGAGGACAGTTTGGAGGCGACGGCTTGACGCTGCAGCACCAGATGTCCAAGTCTGACCAGTGGGCGGCAGACTCGTCACTGCACAGCATGCTGGGCTCAGTGATCCAGACGGAGGCCGAGCAG GAACAAGATAGCGGTCTTCAGCTGGTGCACCTCCTGCTGGCCTGCGCCGACTTCGTCTCCAAGGGCGACCAGCCGTCGGCGCtgcgccacctccacctcctccgccgcgtCGCCTCCCCGCTAGGCGACTCCATGCAGCGCGTCGCCTCCTACTTCGCCGACGCCCTGGCCGcccgcctctccctctcctccaacccctcgtcgtcgtcctcctcctccggcgccgccacgccgcgcggcggcgccggcgccggcgtcgcCCCCTACACGTTCCCTCCCTCGCCGGACACGCTAAAGATCTACCAGATCCTCTACCAGGCCTGCCCCTACATCAAGTTCGCGCACTTCACCGCCAACCAGGCCATCTTCGAGGCCTTCCACGGCGAGGACCGCGTCCACGTCGTCGACCTCGACATCCTCCAGGGCTACCAGTGGCCGGCCTTCCTCCAGGCGCTCGCGGCGCGCCCCGGGGGCCCGCCGACGCTGCGCCTCACGGGTGTCGGGCACCCCGCGGCCGCCGTCAGGGAGACCGGGCGCCACCTCGCGTCCCTCGCCGCGTCGCTGCGCGTGCCGTTCGAGTtccacgccgccgtcgccgaccGGCTCGAGCGGCTCCGCCCCGCCGCTCTGCAGCGCCGCGTGGGCGAGGCGCTCGCCGTGAACGCCGTGAACAGGCTGCACCGCGTCCCCGGCGTGCACCTCGGCCCGCTGCTCTCCATGATCCGCGACCAGGCGCCCAAGATCATGACGCTCGTCGAGCAGGAGGCCGGCCACAACGGTCCCTACTTCCTGGGCAG GTTCTTGGAGGCGCTGCACTACTACTCGGCGATCTTCGACTCGCTGGACGCGACGTTCCCGGCGGACTCAGCGCCGCGGATGAAGGTGGAGCAGTGCCTGCTGGCGCCGGAGATCCGGAACGTAGTGGCGTGCGAGGGCGCCGAGCGCGTCGCGCGGCACGAGCGGCTGGACCGGTGGCGCCGCCTCATGGAGGGCCGCGGCTTCGAGCCCGTGCCGCTCAGCCCGGCCGCCGTCGGCCAGAGCCAGGTCCTGCTGGGGCTCTACGGCGCCGGCGACGGGTACAGGCTCACCGAGGACAAGGGATGCCTCCTGCTTGGGTGGCAGGACCGCGCCATCATCGCCGCCTCGGCGTGGCGGTGCTGA